Proteins encoded in a region of the Podarcis muralis chromosome 4, rPodMur119.hap1.1, whole genome shotgun sequence genome:
- the HMGB1 gene encoding high mobility group protein B1: MGKGDPKKPRGKMSSYAYFVQTCREEHKKKHPEASVNFSEFSKKCSERWKTMSAKEKGKFEDMARADKVRYEREMESYIPPKGETKKKFKDPNAPKRPPSAFFLFCSEYRPKIKGEHPGLSIGDVAKKLGEMWNNTSANDKQPFEKKASKLKEKYEKDVAAYRAKGKPEVAKKLAPPKPEKSKKKKEEEDDDDDEDDDEEDEDEDEEEDEEEEDDDE; encoded by the exons ATGGGCAAAGGTGATCCTAAAAAGCCAAGAGGCAAAATGTCCTCATATGCCTACTTTGTGCAAACTTGCCGAGAAGAGCACAAGAAGAAACACCCAGAAGCTTCAGTGAACTTTTCAGAGTTCTCAAAAAAATGTTCAGAACGGTGGAAG ACTATGTCTGCTAAAGAGAAAGGAAAGTTTGAAGATATGGCACGAGCTGACAAAGTTCGTtatgaaagagaaatggaaagttACATACCACCTAAAGGAGAGACGAAAAAGAAATTCAAGGACCCAAATGCACCAAAGAGGCCTCC CTCAGCATTTTTCTTGTTCTGCTCTGAGTATCGTCCAAAAATCAAAGGAGAACACCCTGGCCTCTCTATTGGGGATGTTGCAAAGAAACTCGGAGAGATGTGGAATAATACTTCCGCAAATGATAAGCAACCGTTTGAAAAGAAGGCATCCAAACTGAAGGAGAAGTATGAAAAG GATGTTGCTGCATATAGAGCTAAGGGGAAGCCTGAGGTAGCCAAAAAGCTAGCTCCACCTAAGCCTgagaaaagcaagaaaaagaaggaagaggaagacgaTGACGACGACGaggatgatgatgaagaggatgAAGATGaggacgaggaagaggatgaggaagaagaggatgatGATGAATAA